tttttgtaatatccCGGATGATGCATCTTTCTCTAATCTAAATGTGTATAAACAAATCATGTTTAAAACGATCGGTTTATATGTTTATcctgtattataaatattactttatattttcaCGTCCTTTTTATATGCAAGGTTGTCCTTGCATATtatacctgaaaaaaaaaaaaaaaattaaaacataaaaaaacaggtGAAGAATAAAATAGAGGTAAAAggtaaactaataaataaaacaaataaatatattgataaaTATTAATCTGCAATTGCAAGGTTGTCCTTGCATATATAACACCTGAAAGAGCtatcaaaaaagtaaataaataaataaataaataaatataataaaaatcaaagtaataaataaaactacaaacaaaaacaaaaattgcaaGGTTGTCCTTGCATAACACATGAAAGAGCTgtcaaaaaagctaaaaaaaaaaaaaaaacaataaaataagcaaacaaataaatacaaaataaatatattaattaatattaatattttagcaaTTAATAAATTGCAAGGTTGTCCTtgcatataaaacataaaaagagctaaaaaggtaaataaataaaatattacaataaaaattaaagcaaactaataaataaaacaaataaatatattaataaatattaatattttttcaagtaATAAATTGCAAGGTCGTCCTCACATATGACCATATGACACCTGGAAGAGCTATCAAAAAaaggtataaaataaataaatatatatatatatatatatatatatatatatatataagcaaaccaataaataaaactaatatatttattattattaatatttttattaataaattgcaAGGTTGTCCTTGCATATAACACCTGAAAGAGctaccaaaaaaggtaaaaaataaaataaagcaatcaataaaaatctcaatttttattgagaaacaatatattattaaatattcatatttttgttacaaataAATTGCAAGGTTGTCCTTGCATATGacacctaaaaattaaataatataatacaaattaaataagcaaacaaataaatatatgaattaatattaatattttttacaattaataaatTGCAAGGATGTCCTTGCATATAACGCCTAAAAGAGCTatccaaaaaaaggtaaaaaaaaataataataataaaataatatataaattaaaaaaataaacaaaccaataaataaaacaaaggaaATGTCTGGTTTTTCTATTAATGAAACaggtagaaaataaaataatacaataaaaataaaattaaaaatgaaaataaagcaaataaaacataaggcaaatatgacaaaacactatattaaataaatagttacatttattaatttgagaTTAGAATATACAAATGATTTACAGTGTTTGTGTCAGTAGAACAGAAGGGGCAGATGTTGTGAATGATCATGCAGCTCGCAGCTCCATCTTGCTCATTACGATAATAATGATTCCCACCACAAATCCCAAAAATCCCACCAGAATTCCAATCACAAGCACTGCCATCTCAACCTCCTGAGAGTCTTCCGGCACCTGCACCTCTGTGAGACACAAACATCAACACCAACATTAAACAGCCATCCAAACATCTCAAAACGTAtcaaatatttagcaaaaattgATAGtagaaataaaatgcaaaagtcTTGATCAACAACATACATTTAAGTATTCTTTTGCTTCACAATGATGTCTGTGCATTATTGTGCACctacaaaatgtatgtatttttactgAATGATGATGcagcactaaataaatacatatcatGTAAATATAAAGGCAGTAAGAGGGCCTTCTTAATCCTAAATTTGGGTCTTAATTTTCtgttagctaaaataaaataaaataatataatattaaaaagtagaataaaaaaaaaaaaaaaaaaaaatcaacatgcTTTTAGCTATTGTTGatgatttttttacttttattttttgttcctGATGCTCATAAATGtgcaaataaacataataataataataataataataatcttggCCAACAACATTTTGctataataattaacatataaaataaaataaaataatcttggCCAAAAACAATTTGGTTCACAAATTATGTTTGTGCATTATTGTGCGCCtataaaattgatttatttttactgaataCTAATTAGgcaataattaacataataaataaaatcaaatgaaatgaaataaaataaaataaaataaaataaaataaaataaaataaaataaaataaaataaaataaaataaaataaaataaaataaaaataataataatcttggCCAACAACAtggattctagcatgattttgCTTCACAAATtatgtttgtgcatttttgtgcACCTACAAATTGATTTATTCTCACTGAATACtgataaagcaataaataaatgaataaataaataaatagtaacatattttattaaatatcataGGCAGTAAATATAAAGGCAGCAAGGGGTCCTTTTTAATCCTACATTTGGGTCTTAATTTTCtgttagttaaaaaataaaataaaataatataatacaaaaaatgtagaataaaaaaaaaaaaatcaacatgcTTTTAGTTATTGTtgatgaatttttttattttattttttttgttcctgctgcttaaaaatgtgcaaataaacaatactaataataataaataataataataataataataataataatcttgaTCAACAACATGGATTCTAGCATCATTTTGCTTCACAAATTATGTCTGTGCATTATTGTGCACCtataaaattgatttattttcattgaatACTAATGAagcaataatacattaaataaataaataaataaataattaaataaatagtaacatCTTTTATTAAATATCATGTAAATACAAAGGCAACAAGGGGGCCTTTTTAATCCTATATTTGGGCCTTAATTTtccatttgttaaaaaataaaataataaataaaaataaataaataaaaataaattaaattaaatagtacaaatgtagaataaaaaaattcaacatgCTTTTAGTCCttattgattaatttttaacttttattcttttgttcCCACTGCTCAGAAATgtgcaaataaacaataataataataataataataataatagtaatagtacatGATAATATTAATCTTGGACaacaatcaaataaattgatttattttcactgaatactaataaagcaataattaacataataaataaataaataaatagcagtaGTGAAATATCATGTAAATATAAAGGCAGCAAGGGGGCCTTTTTAATCCTACATTTGGGTCTTAATTTTACGttgttaaaaaatttaattaaattaaatgtaataaacataataatgataagcatttttatcctttatttaaatcttaatttccttagttaagaaaataaacagtaattaaaataattatttaacatGGTTTTAGTTCTTAAtgatattatgaaaaaaaaaaaatctcaaacttCCCTTGAAAAGTTAGTTTCATTGGTCTATCTAAGAAAAGGAAATGTGTACTAACTGGAAAATTCTCACAAAGATCATTCTTCATTTTAACCAACTGCATGTGGTTGGAAATCTTTACCAAACGTCTGATATTCCCATGAAGGAGAACTTGCTCACCCCAGAACCTGGTGATGTCCTGCTCAAGTCCTCTGTGTCGAACGGTGCAGGTGTAAATGTCTCCTTGCTCAGGACGGAAGGTCAGGTAGGAGAAGACGCGAAAGCTGAAGTCGGGGTTGGAGTAATACTGCGTCTCGCTGACGTCCTGCTCGCTCACCGGCTTGCCGTTCCTCGTCCAGGAGATATTCACCGGCGGCGGGTGGAAGTTGGTCACTGAGCAGATGAGGGTGTTTTTAACACCAAGCTTCACGTCGCTCTTGGCGTACAGCTGTGTGGATGGAGGAACtgtggatgagaaaaaaaaacatattacataaaacatttgcatgcACTTAAAGCACTGTTTGACCATCACATTGACTCAACTAATGCTGCTAGTTTTcctgtttttacttttattgctgttatatgcttttgtcgttttattagttttttcattttttatattatttatggtttattttttgcatttaagcaATGAGAATTTCATGGCTAAATGTGCTGTCATGAAAATCATCATCATGCAAAACAGTCAAGAGTTCATTTCATTTccttaaacaaaatattatatatattaacatattaaataattgaattatGATCTCTATCGTGAGTTAAAGAGAGTTTACCAATGGATTCAGGAGGATTTTTTTCTCCTGCGACACAACGGGGAATATTGTAGAAGCAGGTGCCGATGGAGTAATGTGCTAGAGAAGGCAGATTGCGGTCGAGGGCCCATTCGGCTGCGAACTCCGGCAAACGCTGCTTTGCTGTGTAATTAATCGGGTCGACGTGCCAGAGCTCCTCACTGTCAAAATCCAGCTCAAAACCAGCGTCCATCATCTCTATATGGCAGTATGTCAACTGACGCATTAAATGCTTGACACCTGAGGGAGAAAAACCTTGTTTAACCATCAACATACAGGATTACAAACGCAATGACAACAGAAACAAACTCAATTTTCAGCCCAGCAGGATTAAAAAGTCGTTTTTAAGAAGATAATATCATTACCTTGAGCTCTCGACAAACTCCAAAAAACCTCAAACGTGCAAAACAGAAAGAACAAGCACAACATTTCAAGGCCAGCAGCCGAATGCCACGAATGGGGCATTTACTGGTAATATTTACTTCCTTCTCCACAGTCATTTTACTGCACAATAGTTTCCTCATGCCTGGTAGAAACTAGAGCACTGAATTACACCAGCTAATCAGGTTTCACTTCTTTTGTGATGCATGAAACCgcggtattttttttataataaccaTTGTGCACTGAACAACAGGAGCAATGATAATAGAAACATATGCTGTCCGATTAATTTATATGCTCTGAGCAAGATATAATATGAACCAGTAAATCAAACACTCTTTTACATGATAAACAGATACAAcgataaacattttatatcatatatcatattataatgtAATGGTTTTGATGCATTGATAACGATAGggatttgtaatatatatatatatatatatatatataaagatatatatttatatttttttttatttaaaaattaaacgtaaatatataatttatatttcatatataattatataaaattaaaataaaggaataataaaaaacatatacatatacataataatataatataatataatataacgtaaaatatatcatttattatacaaatagcagataaaatattttgcagatgagtgtaattatttatatacatatatacatacatatatatatatatatatatatatatatatatatatatatatatatacatacatgtatacatatatatacatgtatacatatatacatacacacacacacacacacacacacatatatatatatatatatatatacacatacacacacatatacatatacatatatatatatacattgtatatgtatatatatatatatatatatatatatatatattttgcagagtggaaattaaatatttaattcatataattatattatataatataaattaaatataaattatataaataaaagaggAATTATACTactgatcattttaaatatatatatattgtgtataatatatacatatacatgttaATATAcaacataatgtaaatatatatatatatatatatatatatatatatatatatatacacacatatatatatatatatatatatacacacatatatacatataattatatatatatatatatatatatataattataagtaaatatttcaattttaatatacaaactgcagaataaatattttgcagataagcgtaaattaaatatttaatttatataattataattgttttattatataataaataattactaataaaggaattataataataataatagtaatgataataatggaTAATAAGACTAAGAATATTATAGTAGAGCTATAAAAtcacaatactaatatttatgttcctaatttcattttcaaacattaagCTATCAAATTTGTTAGGATAGTTGATGGTTGGACTTACATAAATTGCCACTGAGATCTTTTACAGCACAAATGTCCCAATAAATTCCCCTGCtacttaaatgttttctgagacTGTGTGAACCTTCCGCTCATAAAACACCAGGAATCAAACCTTCTATAAGTCTTTGTGCTAAACCGAAAGCACCCGCATAGTGACTATGTTTACACTATTTAAACACTCACTTCATACAACCTAGTATATCCTGTTTTGCAAGACAGCTGAGCAGTACCAaccaaaacatacataaataaaatactgaaacacCACTCCACACCGTTCActtgttgtatttgtatttccaTCCAAATAAAAACCAACGTATAATCCGGAGCGCATAAACTCTTAATTATACTGCAGATAAGCAATATTATGTCACGACGATCTGCCATGTGTcttatatattcaaaaagaatcTTCTAGAAAAGAGTTAGAgcaatgcaaataaatacaaacgaGAAAGCAGCAGAAGCAAAATCATGAAATTACGGACTCTATATACACAGTCTATTGCTTAAATGCGACGCCTACAACCAGATCTCTCAAGTTAACATTTAACTTAAACGGCTATATCTAGCAGCTTTTTTCTAGTGTGATCATGAACGAATCCAGTCCAGCTCCTCCAGACCAGCGAGGCGTTATGGCTATAATCTTATGAGATTAATGCATCTTCAATACAATTTCACAGATGCCTAATTAGACAATTTGATATTGATTTGACCatgtaagaaataaaattaaactaatttcTTATAGATCAAAGCAATATCAAAAATTCACTCACTCCATGATGAACACGAACTGCAAAACCGTATGGAAAGTTACTGAACTACTCAGAATATATCATAcgtacaaaacattttaaagccaatgcaaatgcaaactcttaattttgtcatttctttCTCATTTCCCCACTGAAGGTCCTTTATAAAccttaatgcatgttttggTTGCTCAATTTGATCTTAAAGCAATGCAAAGAGAAGCAATAGATGTTCAAAGACTAAATTAAACGGTCCAAAtggaagcaaaacaaaacaacaagctaTTTCATCAACTAAGAATCGTAGTTCTGATTACACACTCTCAACAGAGTCTCCCATTATGGGCATTTTGGTAAAAGTCTtctttataaaagaaaaaaaatcctacatagtatgtacattattttacactGAAGTAAACATAGTTCTGGATTCAGGAGGCACGGAGTCAACGCGTCTCTTCTGTGTTCTTCCTGTGCCTTCCCAGAGTCCTCTTCACCTGGAGTCAGAGTCACTGGTGTCAgatgaggatgaggaggaggacGATGAGGAGGAGTCTGAGCTGGAGCTGCTGGCGCTGAGACGTGACGGCATGGCGTGAGGCTCCGCGCCGCTCGGCTTCTCCACTggaagataaaaacaaaacaggtttTCAGTGGGGAAGGAAACTGGTTTTGCGGGTGGAACCCAGCAGGGCTCAACAACAGCGAGTTTTGCTGTTGACTTGGTAGGGAAGATTTTTACTTGATCTGGCAACAGT
The sequence above is drawn from the Labeo rohita strain BAU-BD-2019 chromosome 16, IGBB_LRoh.1.0, whole genome shotgun sequence genome and encodes:
- the si:ch73-31d8.2 gene encoding H-2 class II histocompatibility antigen, A-U alpha chain, coding for MLMVKQGFSPSGVKHLMRQLTYCHIEMMDAGFELDFDSEELWHVDPINYTAKQRLPEFAAEWALDRNLPSLAHYSIGTCFYNIPRCVAGEKNPPESIVPPSTQLYAKSDVKLGVKNTLICSVTNFHPPPVNISWTRNGKPVSEQDVSETQYYSNPDFSFRVFSYLTFRPEQGDIYTCTVRHRGLEQDITRFWEVQVPEDSQEVEMAVLVIGILVGFLGFVVGIIIIVMSKMELRAA